One part of the Populus alba chromosome 18, ASM523922v2, whole genome shotgun sequence genome encodes these proteins:
- the LOC118051059 gene encoding protein ANTI-SILENCING 1, with amino-acid sequence MVEAEKADCIEFKWGKKRGVGGKKKDVQFYESFFYDGVDYTLYDSVYMYKEGEPEPYIGKLIKIWENADKTKKVKVLWFFRPHEISNYLGDEKTPKNELFLASGEGVGNTNVNPLEAIAGKCNVVCSSKDSRNPQPSDEELQEADFVFYRAFDVGNCRILDKIDEKIAGIEVKFLLNRVGNQNSSGVPKLDSNKKEVSGNAVVIDDTRILAKKESYLGEKAASSSGVQFDEVAKTNERQVLVEEKLKVAKASGDLDDRSCKKAKVDDLAKASYDNRVKSTQKLRHDSNDSSSKAVAQITPAAEDKSRPKLTKDPQETNNALSEKPKPDEKLANGKFPEASLRQPSEEGSKTNYKIQEPTRRPATDRSKWFRGLPWEETMQTAHEQGTLVLLQNLDPSYTSAEVEGLIWQVFKQSCTAKMIQRTARSSPHSGQAFVIFQKREVAEMAVAKLDEVCLMLSNGRPLVGSIASPCFPGKQSTFFGHLTINKLRIHMQREMKEAVSTSHCSQPNTLEYEMAMEWRLLQERSDLALRKLRQNGWNAFGTPELHWLDNKALFLFARQ; translated from the exons ATGGTAGAAGCAGAAAAAGCCGACTGCATTGAATTCAAGTGGGGTAAAAAGAGAGGAGTTGGTGGGAAAAAGAAAGATGTACAGTTTTATGAATCTTTCTTTTATGATGGTGTGGACTATACTCTTTACGATTCTGTTTATATGTACAAGGAAGGTGAGCCAGAGCCTTATATTGGTAAGCTCATAAAGATATGGGAGAATGCTGACAAGACAAAGAAAGTGAAGGTTCTATGGTTTTTCCGTCCTCATGAGATTTCAAATTATCTTGGAGATGAGAAGACTCCCAAGAATGAATTGTTTTTGGCCTCTGGTGAAGGTGTAGGCAACACAAATGTTAATCCTTTG GAAGCAATTGCTGGAAAATGCAATGTGGTATGCAGTTCAAAGGATAGTAGAAATCCACAACCATCAGATGAAGAACTTCAAGAGGCTGACTTTGTATTTTACCGTGCATTTGATGTTGGGAACTGTAGGATCTTGGATAAGATAGATGAAAAAATTGCTGGGATtgaag TGAAGTTCTTATTGAACAGAGTTGGTAATCAGAATTCCAGTGGTGTTCCAAAACTTGATTCAAACAAGAAAGAAGTCAGTGGAAATGCTGTGGTTATTGATGACACAAGGATTTTGGCCAAGAAAGAATCTTATCTTGGAGAGAAAGCTGCTTCTAGTTCTGGTGTACAGTTTGATGAAGTAGCTAAAACAAATGAAAGGCAG GTTTTAGTTGAAGAGAAATTGAAAGTTGCCAAGGCTTCTGGTGACTTGGATGACAGATCATGTAAGAAAGCAAAGGTTGATGACTTGGCAAAAGCATCATATGATAACAGGGTGAAAAGCACACAGAAATTAAGACATGATTCCAATGACAGTAGTTCCAAGGCTGTGGCTCAAATAACCCCTGCTGCTGAAGATAAATCAAGGCCTAAGCTTACTAAAGATCCCCAGGAGACCAACAATGCACTTTCCGAGAAGCCAAAGCCTGATGAGAAGCTAGCTAATGGCAAGTTTCCTGAAGCATCTCTAAGACAGCCTTCAGAGGAGGGCAGTAAAACTAACTATAAAATACAGGAACCCACTCGAAGGCCAGCAACT GATAGAAGCAAGTGGTTTCGGGGACTT CCATGGGAAGAAACAATGCAAACTGCTCATGAGCAAGGAACTCTTGTCCTGCTACAGAATTTGGATCCGTCTTATACTTCAGCAGAAGTAGAG GGTCTCATTTGGCAAGTCTTCAAGCAAAGTTGCACTGCAAAGATGATTCAAAGGACTGCACGTTCCAGCCCTCACTCTG GTCAGGCTTTTGTTATATTCCAAAAAAGGGAAGTAGCTGAGATGGCAGTTGCAAAATTAGATGAAGTTTGCTTAATGCTATCAAATGGGAG GCCTCTGGTTGGTAGCATTGCTTCTCCTTGTTTCCCAGGAAAGCAGTCAACTTTTTTTGGTCATCTCACTATCAATAAACTTAGAATCCACATGCAGCGTGAGATG AAAGAAGCAGTATCTACTTCACATTGTTCTCAGCCCAATACACTTGAGTATGAAATGGCAATGGAATGGCGCCTACTGCAAGAAAGATCAGATCTAGCTTTGAGAAAGCTACGCCAG AATGGATGGAATGCATTTGGAACGCCAGAACTCCACTGGTTAGATAACAAGGCACTATTTTTGTTCGCGCGCCAGTAA